A window from Phaeocystidibacter marisrubri encodes these proteins:
- a CDS encoding YifB family Mg chelatase-like AAA ATPase: protein MLVKVYASAIHGVDATTITVEVSVDPGIKFFLVGLPDSAVKESQQRVRGALAYSQLKMPRQQITVNMAPADIRKEGSAYDLPIALGILAASDQLHSEGLASAIIMGELSLDGSLMPITGALPMALQAVKEGFKSIILPLQNAKEAAVVEGIEVLGASNLAQVVRHFNDDEHLPLIVTDPKSAFERAYSLSGVDFSEVKGQDNVKRALEIAAAGGHNVILIGPPGAGKSMLAKRMATILPPMTMEEALETTKIHSVAGLLSQDTALVAHRPFRSPHHSVSNAALVGGGSYPQPGEISLAHHGILFLDELPEFQRSVLEVMRQPMEDREVTISRASHAVTYPAAFMLFASMNPCPCGYHNHPTRQCTCPPGAVDRYLNKISGPLLDRIDLHVEVTPVKFEEISKDDPAEASNVIRNRVLKARDIQLQRFQNTPHVHNNAQMGSKQLRSVCKIDATGRKMLESAMERLNLSARAYDRILKVARTIADLEGSEGVSPGHLAEAIQYRSLDRGDWGK from the coding sequence ATGCTCGTAAAAGTTTATGCAAGCGCCATACATGGTGTAGATGCGACTACCATTACCGTTGAGGTAAGTGTAGATCCGGGGATTAAGTTCTTTCTAGTGGGATTGCCCGATTCCGCTGTCAAGGAGAGTCAGCAGCGCGTTCGAGGTGCGCTGGCTTATTCCCAACTCAAAATGCCTCGACAACAAATTACGGTCAACATGGCGCCCGCCGATATTCGGAAAGAGGGCAGTGCCTACGACTTGCCTATTGCCTTGGGAATACTGGCAGCCTCTGATCAGTTGCATTCTGAAGGGTTGGCGTCTGCTATCATCATGGGAGAATTGTCGTTAGATGGAAGTTTAATGCCTATTACGGGCGCGCTTCCCATGGCGCTTCAAGCCGTTAAGGAAGGGTTTAAGTCCATTATTCTTCCCCTTCAAAATGCCAAGGAAGCAGCTGTTGTTGAAGGGATTGAAGTATTGGGGGCTAGCAACCTTGCCCAAGTGGTTCGGCATTTCAACGACGATGAACACTTGCCACTCATAGTCACCGATCCTAAATCGGCATTTGAGCGTGCTTACTCTCTTTCTGGTGTTGACTTTAGCGAGGTGAAAGGTCAAGATAATGTGAAGCGCGCATTGGAGATTGCAGCGGCCGGTGGGCACAATGTCATTTTAATCGGGCCACCGGGTGCGGGTAAGTCCATGTTGGCCAAACGCATGGCGACTATTCTTCCGCCCATGACCATGGAAGAGGCTCTGGAAACCACAAAAATCCATTCCGTTGCAGGACTATTGAGTCAAGATACTGCCCTCGTAGCCCATCGACCTTTCCGTTCGCCCCATCATTCCGTTTCCAATGCAGCCTTAGTAGGAGGGGGCAGTTATCCACAACCCGGAGAAATCAGTTTGGCGCATCACGGAATACTCTTCTTAGACGAGCTTCCCGAATTTCAACGCTCCGTTCTAGAAGTTATGCGTCAACCCATGGAAGATAGGGAAGTCACCATATCGCGTGCTAGTCACGCCGTTACCTACCCAGCGGCATTCATGCTCTTTGCCAGTATGAATCCCTGTCCCTGTGGCTACCACAACCACCCCACCCGTCAGTGTACGTGTCCGCCAGGTGCCGTAGACCGGTACTTGAACAAGATATCTGGTCCACTTCTAGATCGCATCGACTTGCACGTTGAAGTCACCCCTGTGAAGTTTGAAGAAATCTCTAAAGACGACCCAGCCGAAGCCAGCAACGTGATAAGAAACCGGGTATTAAAAGCTCGTGACATTCAACTTCAACGCTTTCAAAACACGCCACACGTCCATAACAACGCTCAAATGGGGAGCAAGCAACTTCGCTCAGTCTGCAAAATCGACGCAACAGGAAGAAAGATGTTGGAATCCGCTATGGAACGACTCAACCTTTCCGCTCGTGCCTATGATCGCATATTGAAAGTAGCCAGAACCATTGCCGACCTTGAGGGCAGCGAAGGCGTCTCGCCAGGTCACCTCGCTGAAGCGATTCAGTACAGGAGTTTGGATAGGGGGGATTGGGGGAAGTGA
- a CDS encoding PH domain-containing protein, translating into MNQFSEPQKLAPIALIRVFSKILKSVLQQFWPLALAYFFQVSKEQETRGDEVVLIAIYAVLFLTVANGIIRYLTYRWSVDEDALVIRHGVIRKVNLRIPFERIQAIDLQQPWYFRIAGATRFVVDTAGSKSKEAEIWALDYEVAETLRTFIHTKQDEAIEEVGESAPSRDEVETPWVEVDTSTLAKIGLFRNHFRTIAGFFGGAFYLYSQMQDVLSSEEINEELEHVYNVIPKVFGVFLFLGVIVVFAAVAFSVIFTIIRFYNFRLVERGDAFIAKYGLINSKARQVKPSKIQIMRTEHGPVFRWLGIVKFKIEQAYAEKKNKEDFTIPGSPVEQVARFRQRVFGKIGEHVHPGTSFHWFWYRTVRLGVLPMLIPAAIFYITQETHYLYFFLWLPFQLVYSYLLWANQGIFIDDEKLSVRREVIFDKRAVLRLERVQSIILTESIYQRRKGLATLVVETAGGSVQIPFIPKATATALANYLLYKSESGAEEWM; encoded by the coding sequence ATGAATCAGTTTTCAGAACCTCAGAAACTAGCACCTATTGCGCTGATTCGGGTATTCAGTAAAATTCTGAAATCCGTATTGCAGCAGTTTTGGCCTTTGGCGCTGGCTTACTTTTTCCAAGTGAGCAAGGAGCAAGAAACAAGAGGTGATGAAGTGGTGCTTATTGCGATTTACGCCGTTCTATTTCTCACGGTAGCGAATGGTATTATTCGATACCTCACTTATCGCTGGTCGGTAGATGAAGATGCCCTCGTCATTCGTCACGGGGTGATTCGCAAGGTGAATCTTCGCATTCCCTTTGAACGCATTCAAGCTATTGATTTGCAGCAGCCTTGGTATTTTAGAATAGCAGGTGCCACTCGATTTGTAGTGGATACCGCAGGGTCAAAGTCGAAGGAAGCAGAGATATGGGCACTGGATTACGAAGTGGCTGAAACCTTGCGGACCTTCATTCACACCAAACAAGACGAAGCAATAGAAGAGGTGGGCGAATCCGCTCCAAGTAGAGATGAAGTGGAAACCCCATGGGTGGAAGTTGATACTTCCACATTGGCGAAAATTGGTCTCTTCCGAAACCACTTCAGAACGATTGCCGGTTTCTTTGGTGGCGCCTTCTACTTGTACAGTCAGATGCAAGATGTTTTGTCGTCTGAAGAGATCAACGAAGAGCTGGAGCACGTTTACAATGTCATTCCCAAAGTGTTTGGCGTCTTCTTATTTCTGGGAGTAATCGTTGTATTTGCCGCAGTGGCCTTTTCGGTCATCTTCACCATTATTCGATTCTACAACTTCAGATTGGTGGAACGTGGGGATGCGTTCATTGCGAAGTACGGTTTGATCAACTCCAAAGCTCGTCAGGTAAAGCCTTCCAAAATTCAAATCATGCGAACCGAGCACGGACCTGTTTTTAGGTGGTTGGGGATTGTGAAGTTTAAGATTGAGCAGGCCTATGCCGAAAAGAAGAACAAGGAGGATTTCACCATTCCAGGTTCACCTGTGGAGCAAGTTGCTCGTTTTCGTCAACGCGTTTTTGGTAAGATTGGAGAACATGTTCACCCTGGAACCTCCTTCCATTGGTTTTGGTATAGAACCGTACGACTAGGGGTGCTTCCCATGCTCATTCCAGCCGCGATATTCTACATCACACAAGAAACACATTACCTCTACTTTTTCCTTTGGTTGCCATTCCAGTTGGTGTACTCTTATTTGCTTTGGGCCAACCAAGGCATCTTTATCGATGATGAGAAATTATCGGTGCGACGTGAGGTGATTTTCGACAAGCGCGCTGTCTTGCGATTGGAACGTGTGCAGTCCATCATTCTCACTGAAAGTATCTATCAGCGCAGGAAAGGACTAGCAACGCTGGTAGTAGAAACAGCTGGAGGATCGGTTCAGATTCCTTTCATTCCCAAAGCCACGGCTACAGCGCTTGCCAATTATCTACTCTACAAGAGTGAGAGTGGTGCGGAAGAATGGATGTAA